In Eubalaena glacialis isolate mEubGla1 chromosome 2, mEubGla1.1.hap2.+ XY, whole genome shotgun sequence, a single genomic region encodes these proteins:
- the FOXA1 gene encoding hepatocyte nuclear factor 3-alpha, which produces MLGAVKMEGHESSDWNSYYADTQEAYSSVPVSNMNSGLGTMNSMNTYMTMNTMTTSGNMTPASFNMSYANPGLGAGLSPGAVAGMPGGSAGAMNTMTAGVTAMGTTLSPGGMGAMGAQPAASMNGLGPYAAAMNPCMSPMAYAPSNLGRSRAGGGGDAKTFKRSYPHAKPPYSYISLITMAIQQAPSKMLTLSEIYQWIMDLFPYYRQNQQRWQNSIRHSLSFNDCFVKVARSPDKPGKGSYWTLHPDSGNMFENGCYLRRQKRFKCEKQPGTGGGSGGGAKGGPESRKDPSSAANPSADSPLHRGVHSKAGQLEGAPAPGPAASPQTLDHSGAAATGGASELKTPASSAAPPISSGPAALVSVPPSHPAHGLAPHESQLHLKGDPHYSFNHPFSINNLMSSSEQHKLDFKSYEQALQYSPYGTALPASLPLGSASVATRSPIEPSALEPAYYQGVYSRPVLNTS; this is translated from the coding sequence GCCTACTCCTCGGTCCCGGTCAGCAACATGAACTCGGGCCTGGGCACCATGAATTCCATGAACACGTACATGACCATGAACACCATGACCACGAGCGGCAACATGACCCCGGCTTCGTTCAACATGTCCTACGCAAACCCGGGCCTTGGCGCCGGCCTGAGCCCCGGGGCGGTGGCTGGCATGCCGGGCGGCTCTGCGGGCGCCATGAATACCATGACGGCGGGCGTGACGGCCATGGGGACGACGCTGAGCCCGGGCGGCATGGGGGCCATGGGCGCGCAGCCCGCGGCCTCCATGAACGGCCTAGGCCCCTACGCGGCTGCCATGAACCCGTGCATGAGCCCCATGGCGTACGCGCCGTCCAATTTGGGCCGCAGCCGGGCTGGTGGTGGCGGAGACGCCAAAACTTTCAAGCGCAGCTACCCGCACGCCAAGCCGCCCTACTCGTACATTTCCCTCATCACCATGGCTATCCAGCAGGCGCCCAGCAAGATGCTCACACTGAGCGAGATCTATCAGTGGATCATGGACCTCTTCCCCTATTACCGGCAGAACCAGCAGCGCTGGCAGAACTCCATCCGCCACTCGCTCTCCTTCAACGACTGCTTCGTCAAAGTGGCCCGCTCCCCGGACAAGCCGGGCAAGGGTTCCTACTGGACGCTGCACCCGGACTCCGGCAACATGTTCGAGAACGGCTGTTACTTGCGCCGCCAGAAGCGCTTCAAGTGCGAGAAGCAGCCAGggaccgggggcgggagcggcgGCGGCGCCAAGGGCGGCCCTGAGAGCCGTAAGGACCCCTCGAGCGCTGCCAACCCCAGCGCCGACTCGCCCCTTCATCGGGGCGTGCACAGTAAGGCCGGCCAGCTAGAGGGCGCGCCGGCCCCCGGGCCCGCTGCCAGCCCCCAGACTCTGGACCACAGCGGGGCGGCGGCGACAGGGGGCGCCTCGGAGTTGAAGACTCCGGCCTCCTCGGCTGCACCTCCGATCAGCTCCGGGCCTGCGGCCCTGGTGTCTGTGCCCCCCTCCCACCCGGCGCATGGCCTGGCACCCCACGAGTCCCAGCTGCACCTGAAAGGGGACCCTCACTACTCCTTCAACCACCCTTTCTCTATCAACAACCTCATGTCCTCCTCGGAGCAGCACAAGCTGGACTTCAAGTCGTACGAGCAGGCGCTACAGTACTCGCCCTATGGCACCGCACTGCCCGCCAGCCTACCCCTCGGCAGCGCCTCGGTGGCCACGAGGAGCCCCATTGAGCCCTCAGCCCTGGAGCCAGCCTACTACCAAGGTGTGTATTCCAGACCCGTTCTAAACACTTCTTAG